Proteins from a single region of Chloroherpeton thalassium ATCC 35110:
- the rsmG gene encoding 16S rRNA (guanine(527)-N(7))-methyltransferase RsmG, producing MDRAELELVTYWTEKHGAELSNAQLERLWNYAEMILEWNQNVNLVSRKDAHTVMLKHILHSLTMGFFHAFKTDESVLDIGTGGGLPGIPLAIAYPETRFLLIDSVGKKINATRDMAMRLGLKNVRTLKARAEDLKKEKFHTVVSRQVTTLKKLCDWARPLLMDGGTLICLKGGDIDEEIEEALVYGATHLCFPEHVETHSVEFLGERFLQKYVLVAS from the coding sequence TTGGATCGAGCGGAACTTGAATTGGTTACATATTGGACGGAAAAGCATGGTGCTGAACTCTCGAATGCACAACTCGAACGTCTTTGGAACTACGCAGAAATGATTCTGGAATGGAATCAAAATGTCAATCTGGTCAGCCGAAAAGACGCTCACACGGTGATGCTCAAGCATATTTTGCATTCGCTTACAATGGGCTTTTTTCACGCATTCAAAACGGACGAGTCTGTTTTAGATATTGGAACAGGCGGAGGCTTGCCTGGTATTCCGCTTGCGATTGCGTACCCAGAAACTCGCTTTTTACTCATTGATTCTGTCGGGAAAAAAATTAACGCCACGCGCGATATGGCCATGCGGCTTGGCCTGAAAAACGTGCGAACGCTAAAAGCACGAGCCGAAGATTTGAAAAAAGAAAAGTTTCATACTGTTGTTAGCCGGCAAGTGACTACGCTGAAAAAACTTTGTGATTGGGCGCGGCCACTGCTGATGGATGGCGGCACGCTCATTTGCCTGAAAGGTGGCGACATTGATGAGGAAATCGAAGAAGCGTTGGTTTATGGCGCAACTCATTTGTGTTTTCCAGAGCATGTGGAAACCCATTCAGTTGAATTTTTGGGCGAGCGATTTCTGCAAAAGTACGTGTTAGTTGCAAGTTAA
- a CDS encoding tetratricopeptide repeat protein: MNRSRAVLIFMSFALLFAQACQTTSEVTTPKMPAENAHPDSLAKAFGLLYYKEGLSFLDARLYEKAIGKFREAEPYIMNSSVFHPTDRSTFQNSFGKAFFFSGKNDLAKLRFESAEELNPSNYEAYNNIGYLAFLDKNYERAELFYQKALQINPNDEIAQENLEILHRFQTGDLSWDAFGLYEKADNIENLEEKIRLYTELVEKSPLFYDAQNNLAVALFQAGEFEKALELFQQLTLIVPKYAMGHNNLGFVYLQLGKNSEAIEEFLRATALKPQFTLALTNLATAYYQAGNYTRAKQFAVQILEYDTYNSEARRIMQLSQTMLSAEKATESR, from the coding sequence ATGAATCGCTCAAGGGCTGTCTTGATATTTATGAGTTTTGCCTTGCTTTTTGCACAAGCTTGCCAAACCACTTCGGAAGTTACCACGCCGAAAATGCCCGCAGAAAACGCGCATCCTGATAGCCTTGCAAAAGCATTTGGACTGCTTTACTACAAAGAAGGGCTGAGCTTTTTAGACGCGCGCTTATATGAAAAAGCCATCGGCAAATTTCGTGAAGCCGAGCCTTACATTATGAATTCCTCTGTTTTTCATCCCACTGATCGATCTACTTTTCAAAATTCGTTTGGCAAAGCGTTTTTCTTTTCTGGCAAAAACGATTTGGCTAAGCTTAGGTTCGAATCGGCTGAGGAGCTAAATCCATCCAACTACGAAGCGTATAATAACATTGGCTATTTGGCTTTTTTGGATAAAAATTACGAACGAGCTGAGCTATTTTATCAAAAAGCCTTACAAATAAATCCCAACGATGAAATTGCTCAGGAAAATTTGGAAATCCTTCACCGCTTTCAAACGGGCGATTTAAGCTGGGATGCGTTTGGACTTTATGAAAAAGCTGACAACATTGAAAATTTGGAGGAAAAAATTCGGCTCTATACCGAGCTTGTCGAAAAATCTCCGCTTTTTTATGATGCACAGAATAACCTTGCCGTCGCCTTGTTTCAGGCTGGCGAATTTGAAAAAGCACTTGAGCTTTTTCAACAATTAACGCTTATTGTGCCGAAATATGCTATGGGACATAACAATTTAGGATTTGTGTACTTGCAGTTAGGCAAAAATAGCGAAGCTATTGAGGAATTTCTTCGCGCCACTGCGCTTAAGCCGCAGTTTACGCTCGCCTTAACCAATCTTGCAACCGCGTATTATCAAGCTGGAAATTACACGCGTGCCAAACAATTTGCCGTGCAAATTCTTGAATATGACACATACAACAGTGAGGCCAGGCGCATTATGCAACTTTCGCAAACCATGCTGAGCGCCGAAAAAGCCACTGAATCAAGATAA